In Methanothermus fervidus DSM 2088, a single genomic region encodes these proteins:
- a CDS encoding Heat shock protein (COGs: COG0501 Zn-dependent protease with chaperone function~InterPro IPR001915: IPR018247~KEGG: mth:MTH569 heat shock protein X~PFAM: peptidase M48 Ste24p~SPTR: B9AFF5 Putative uncharacterized protein~PFAM: Peptidase family M48), producing MPRFSTWKLKLRMFLAVAILFGILYALLSVIGIYAGIKSPLIYILLALFIVFIQYLISPKIVEMGMNIHYVSPQEAPELHSIVEELARNAGIPKPKVGIAEISIPNAFAFGRSKRDGRVCVTRGILNLLDKEELKAVLGHEISHIRHNDMIVMTFISVVPLICYWIFQSMYWGSLMDRDRGSSLAIIGILAFIAYMIGQLLVLFVSRIREYYADLGSVEIGGKPHKLASALYKLVYGSAVVSKENKEEVNQVSGFKAFFLNDINQAGHEIKDLKQVDMDMNGTISREELERLRYTPVKIGLTEKILEIFSTHPNTLKRIKRLSELTTSV from the coding sequence ATGCCAAGATTTAGCACCTGGAAACTTAAATTAAGGATGTTCTTAGCAGTGGCAATATTATTTGGAATCCTGTATGCATTGTTAAGCGTAATTGGAATTTACGCCGGAATCAAAAGTCCTTTAATATATATCCTACTAGCTTTATTCATAGTGTTTATCCAATACTTAATATCTCCAAAAATTGTTGAAATGGGCATGAACATACATTATGTTTCTCCACAAGAAGCTCCAGAATTACATTCAATTGTTGAAGAATTAGCAAGGAATGCTGGAATTCCAAAACCTAAAGTTGGAATAGCCGAAATATCAATACCAAATGCGTTTGCATTTGGAAGAAGTAAAAGAGATGGAAGGGTCTGCGTAACACGAGGTATATTGAATCTACTAGATAAAGAAGAATTAAAAGCAGTTTTAGGCCATGAAATATCACATATAAGACACAATGACATGATAGTAATGACTTTTATCAGTGTAGTACCACTAATATGTTATTGGATATTCCAAAGTATGTACTGGGGAAGTCTAATGGACAGGGACAGAGGTTCCTCATTAGCAATAATTGGAATTCTAGCTTTCATTGCATACATGATAGGACAGCTCTTAGTACTCTTTGTCTCAAGAATTAGAGAATATTATGCAGATTTAGGAAGTGTGGAAATTGGTGGAAAACCACATAAACTAGCAAGTGCATTATATAAATTAGTTTATGGGTCAGCAGTCGTAAGTAAAGAAAACAAAGAAGAAGTAAATCAAGTTTCTGGATTTAAAGCTTTCTTTTTAAATGATATTAATCAGGCAGGACATGAAATAAAAGATCTAAAACAAGTTGACATGGACATGAATGGTACAATAAGCAGGGAAGAGCTCGAGAGGCTTAGATACACTCCCGTAAAAATAGGTCTAACAGAGAAAATACTAGAAATCTTTTCAACACATCCTAACACCTTAAAAAGGATTAAAAGATTGTCCGAATTAACAACGTCTGTTTAA
- a CDS encoding putative phage repressor (InterPro IPR015927: IPR011056: IPR019759: IPR019756~KEGG: mth:MTH567 hypothetical protein~PFAM: Peptidase S24/S26A/S26B, conserved region~SPTR: O26667 Putative uncharacterized protein~PFAM: Peptidase S24-like), producing the protein MKKILWIGIFLLILFLIGFASDNFQDMSFHRLNIIIETNGTTSDIKISNFFINPPPPEMLHEISNYVSAAIYDPDSTVESIKENVKNIAEKYGYKDVNVKIISQFGEDKLPMFAIVSGDSMYPTLKNGQEIIAVKTKDFKVGDIVIAKHPVYGLIVKRVGKIEGDMVYLVSDNKSVKKIYLPNEVITETPLNTWLPRSNVIGVVKQTLLIRTIF; encoded by the coding sequence TTGAAAAAAATCTTGTGGATTGGTATATTCCTACTTATATTATTTTTGATAGGTTTTGCAAGTGATAATTTCCAGGATATGAGTTTTCATCGTCTAAATATAATAATAGAGACAAATGGAACAACATCAGATATAAAAATATCCAATTTTTTCATCAATCCTCCCCCTCCTGAAATGTTACATGAAATATCTAATTATGTTTCAGCAGCAATTTATGATCCTGACAGTACCGTTGAATCCATAAAAGAAAATGTTAAAAACATTGCGGAAAAATATGGGTATAAAGATGTGAATGTTAAGATAATATCTCAATTTGGTGAAGACAAATTGCCAATGTTTGCCATAGTAAGTGGAGATTCCATGTATCCAACATTAAAAAATGGACAAGAAATCATTGCGGTAAAAACAAAAGATTTTAAAGTGGGGGACATTGTAATAGCTAAACATCCGGTTTATGGCCTTATTGTTAAGAGAGTTGGTAAGATAGAAGGAGATATGGTATATTTAGTTAGTGATAATAAGTCTGTTAAAAAAATTTATTTACCAAACGAAGTTATCACTGAAACTCCTCTTAATACATGGCTACCACGTTCAAATGTCATTGGTGTAGTTAAACAGACGTTGTTAATTCGGACAATCTTTTAA
- a CDS encoding 3-dehydroquinate dehydratase, type I (COGs: COG0710 3-dehydroquinate dehydratase~InterPro IPR013785: IPR001381~KEGG: mth:MTH566 3-dehydroquinate dehydratase~PFAM: dehydroquinase class I~PRIAM: 3-dehydroquinate dehydratase~SPTR: O26666 3-dehydroquinate dehydratase~TIGRFAM: 3-dehydroquinate dehydratase, type I~PFAM: Type I 3-dehydroquinase~TIGRFAM: 3-dehydroquinate dehydratase, type I) gives MKIKICVPAFEENIDKMLESAKQYIEEGADIIELRLDALRNPSVDDIKKLMKNVDFPSIVTNRCRKEGGYFRGKEVDRIKLLSTAAKYADYTDIELSTKDKYRNRVIEVSNKSIISFHDFEKTPSENKLIKIIKKEKKIGDIAKVAVMPKNMDDVLTLLKVMNKEKNVIGIAMGELGKFTRVVAHLFGSPITFASGNIKTAPGQLDIKTTRSLIKIFEVR, from the coding sequence ATGAAAATAAAAATTTGTGTGCCTGCATTTGAAGAAAATATAGATAAAATGTTGGAATCTGCTAAACAATATATTGAAGAAGGAGCAGACATAATAGAACTTAGATTAGATGCATTGAGAAACCCTAGTGTGGATGACATTAAAAAACTTATGAAGAATGTAGATTTTCCAAGTATAGTAACTAACCGGTGTAGAAAAGAAGGTGGATATTTTAGAGGAAAGGAAGTTGATAGAATAAAATTACTTTCCACTGCAGCAAAATATGCAGATTACACAGATATTGAATTATCTACGAAGGATAAGTATAGAAATAGAGTTATAGAGGTTTCAAATAAAAGCATAATATCATTTCATGATTTTGAAAAAACTCCTAGTGAAAATAAATTAATAAAAATTATTAAAAAAGAGAAAAAAATTGGAGATATTGCAAAGGTTGCTGTAATGCCTAAAAATATGGACGACGTTCTTACATTGCTAAAAGTAATGAATAAAGAAAAAAATGTGATTGGTATTGCTATGGGTGAATTAGGAAAATTTACTCGTGTAGTAGCTCATCTTTTTGGCTCTCCAATTACATTTGCTAGTGGAAATATAAAAACAGCTCCGGGACAACTTGATATTAAAACAACGAGGTCTTTAATTAAAATTTTTGAAGTGAGGTGA
- a CDS encoding nitrogen regulatory protein P-II (COGs: COG0347 Nitrogen regulatory protein PII~InterPro IPR002187: IPR011322: IPR015867: IPR017918~KEGG: mth:MTH664 nitrogen regulatory protein P-II~PFAM: nitrogen regulatory protein P-II~SPTR: O26760 Nitrogen regulatory protein P-II 2~PFAM: Nitrogen regulatory protein P-II), whose translation MKMITAIIRPEKLEVVKKSLEKIGYRGMTVTEVKGCGRQLGMTESYRGKEYRVDLLPKTKIEIVVEDDKVEEVIQTIRENAKTGNIGDGKIFISNIEDVIRVRTGERGEDAL comes from the coding sequence ATGAAAATGATAACTGCGATAATAAGGCCCGAAAAACTTGAAGTCGTTAAGAAAAGTTTAGAAAAAATCGGATATCGTGGAATGACTGTCACAGAAGTTAAAGGTTGTGGTAGACAATTAGGAATGACTGAAAGTTATAGAGGAAAGGAATATAGGGTTGACCTCTTACCAAAAACAAAAATTGAGATAGTTGTAGAAGATGATAAAGTAGAGGAGGTTATTCAAACTATAAGGGAAAATGCAAAAACTGGAAATATAGGGGATGGAAAAATATTTATATCAAACATTGAAGACGTAATAAGAGTAAGAACTGGAGAAAGAGGCGAGGATGCGCTTTAG
- a CDS encoding L-glutamine synthetase (COGs: COG0174 Glutamine synthetase~InterPro IPR008147: IPR014746: IPR008146: IPR004809~KEGG: mth:MTH1570 glutamine synthetase~PFAM: glutamine synthetase catalytic region; glutamine synthetase beta-Grasp~SPTR: O27612 Glutamine synthetase~TIGRFAM: glutamine synthetase, type I~PFAM: Glutamine synthetase, catalytic domain; Glutamine synthetase, beta-Grasp domain~TIGRFAM: glutamine synthetase, type I), which yields MATIEEIIKKIEENDIKFLRLQFVDIHGNFKNLAVPINKPDDVEDIVKDGVLFDGSSIEGFVEINESDLLLKPDIDTFSTLPWRPEEKGVARFICDVYWPEGKPFDGDPRGRLKRVLEEYRKKEGYEYNVGPEPEFYIVKKNENGEIVPCDDATYFDVEPADKATDIRRELVLALEKLNFDIEMSHHEVGPGQHEIDFRFDNALKTADAVMTFKQAIKAIVHKMGYIVTFMPKPFQGENGSGMHCHQSLFKKGENIFYDPDTPTKLSETAFYFIGGLLEHAKALAAVCAPTVNSYKRLVPGYEAPVYISYGFKNRSALIRVPAARGKATRIEFRLPDPSCNPYLAFVAMLEAGMDGIKNKIDPGDPVDLNIYKLSEDELKKLGIDVLPSSLWEAYHALEEDEVVSSALGEYIYEKFYSFKKKEWDDYRSQVFKYEIDRYLNI from the coding sequence ATGGCCACAATCGAAGAAATAATAAAAAAAATAGAAGAAAATGATATTAAATTTCTTAGACTCCAATTTGTAGACATTCATGGAAATTTCAAAAACCTGGCAGTTCCAATTAACAAGCCTGATGACGTAGAAGACATTGTTAAAGACGGTGTATTGTTTGATGGATCATCAATTGAAGGATTCGTTGAAATAAATGAAAGTGATTTGCTTTTAAAACCAGATATAGACACATTTTCAACCCTTCCATGGAGACCTGAAGAAAAAGGAGTTGCTAGATTTATTTGCGATGTATATTGGCCTGAAGGAAAACCATTTGATGGAGATCCCAGAGGCAGACTAAAAAGAGTCTTAGAAGAATATAGGAAAAAAGAAGGGTATGAATATAATGTTGGACCCGAACCAGAATTTTACATTGTGAAAAAAAATGAAAATGGAGAAATAGTTCCTTGTGATGATGCAACATATTTCGATGTTGAACCAGCAGATAAAGCTACAGACATAAGAAGAGAACTAGTACTTGCCTTAGAGAAATTAAATTTTGATATAGAAATGAGCCATCATGAAGTCGGTCCTGGACAACATGAAATCGATTTTAGATTTGATAATGCATTAAAGACTGCTGACGCAGTCATGACATTTAAACAAGCAATAAAAGCAATTGTACATAAAATGGGTTACATTGTTACTTTCATGCCAAAACCATTCCAAGGAGAAAATGGAAGTGGTATGCATTGTCACCAATCATTGTTCAAAAAAGGTGAAAACATATTTTATGATCCAGATACTCCAACAAAATTGTCAGAAACTGCATTTTACTTCATAGGAGGTTTACTAGAACATGCAAAAGCACTAGCAGCTGTATGTGCACCTACAGTTAATTCCTATAAGAGATTAGTTCCTGGATATGAGGCACCTGTTTACATTTCATATGGATTCAAAAACAGGTCAGCATTAATCAGAGTACCAGCAGCAAGAGGAAAAGCAACACGTATAGAATTCAGACTTCCTGATCCATCATGTAACCCATACCTTGCGTTTGTTGCCATGCTTGAAGCTGGTATGGATGGTATTAAAAATAAAATAGATCCTGGCGATCCTGTTGATCTTAATATTTATAAGCTTAGTGAAGATGAACTTAAAAAATTGGGTATAGATGTCCTACCTTCCAGTCTTTGGGAAGCATATCATGCATTAGAAGAAGATGAAGTTGTCAGCTCAGCTTTAGGTGAATACATATATGAGAAATTCTATTCCTTCAAGAAGAAAGAATGGGATGACTACAGATCCCAAGTATTTAAATATGAAATAGATAGGTACCTAAACATTTAA
- a CDS encoding amino acid/polyamine/organocation transporter, APC superfamily (COGs: COG0531 Amino acid transporter~InterPro IPR002293: IPR004841~KEGG: tte:TTE2623 amino acid transporters~PFAM: amino acid permease-associated region~SPTR: Q8R706 Amino acid transporters~PFAM: Amino acid permease~TIGRFAM: amino acid transporter; TC 2.A.3): MDLKNLFRKKSSELIIKETEAKEHKLKKALSVYDLIALGIGAIIGSGIYVVTGIAAVKAGPAVILSFILAAIACAFAAVSYAELASMFPITGSTYNYAYVAMGEFFAWIIGWDLILEYVFCLPAVAVGWSGYFTNLLASVGINIPNYLANSFLQAPNGFINVPAIGILLFIAILNYIGVRRVASSNNLMVALKILVLLFFVFIAVWHVKPINWHPFMPFGWQGVLAGAAIAFYAFIGFDAVSTAAEETKNPGRDMPAGILGSLGISTLLYIAVSIVLTGIVSYTKLNNPAPIAEALKIIGMNWACGLISLGALVAITSVLIVMFYGATRIIFAISRDGLLPPIFSKVHKKYRTPSISIALIAIVTMLTAGFLPINIIVEFVNIGTMLAFVLTSLSVIVLRYTQPDLPRKFKAPGVPVVPILAIISMLLLMMSLSWETWVRLVVWFIIGLFVYFGYGRHRSILAKNNEQE; the protein is encoded by the coding sequence ATGGATCTAAAAAATCTATTTAGAAAAAAATCTTCCGAACTAATTATCAAGGAAACCGAAGCAAAAGAACATAAATTAAAAAAGGCATTAAGCGTATATGACTTGATCGCATTAGGTATTGGTGCAATTATTGGAAGTGGTATATATGTAGTTACTGGCATTGCAGCTGTCAAAGCAGGTCCAGCAGTTATATTATCATTTATTTTAGCAGCAATAGCATGTGCATTTGCTGCAGTTTCTTATGCTGAACTGGCATCAATGTTTCCAATTACAGGTTCAACATACAATTATGCCTATGTTGCAATGGGAGAATTTTTTGCGTGGATTATAGGCTGGGATTTAATACTTGAATATGTTTTTTGCTTACCAGCTGTTGCAGTGGGATGGTCAGGATACTTCACAAATTTATTAGCCAGTGTTGGAATAAATATTCCTAATTATTTAGCCAATTCTTTTTTACAAGCACCTAATGGATTTATCAATGTTCCAGCGATTGGAATATTGTTATTTATCGCTATATTAAATTATATTGGTGTAAGAAGAGTTGCTAGTAGTAACAACCTGATGGTAGCACTTAAAATTTTAGTGCTTCTATTCTTTGTTTTTATTGCTGTTTGGCATGTAAAACCAATTAATTGGCACCCATTTATGCCATTTGGTTGGCAGGGAGTACTAGCAGGTGCAGCAATTGCATTTTATGCTTTCATAGGTTTTGATGCAGTATCTACAGCTGCTGAAGAAACAAAAAATCCTGGCAGAGACATGCCAGCAGGAATTCTTGGATCTCTAGGAATCAGTACTTTATTATATATTGCAGTCTCAATTGTTCTAACAGGTATAGTGTCTTACACTAAACTAAATAATCCAGCCCCTATTGCAGAAGCCTTAAAAATAATAGGCATGAACTGGGCATGTGGATTAATTTCATTGGGAGCCTTAGTAGCAATCACAAGTGTATTAATTGTTATGTTCTATGGTGCAACGAGAATTATATTTGCAATTTCCAGAGATGGTCTACTACCTCCAATTTTTTCTAAAGTTCATAAAAAATACAGGACCCCAAGCATATCTATAGCTTTAATTGCAATTGTAACAATGTTGACAGCCGGGTTCTTACCAATAAACATAATTGTAGAATTTGTGAATATAGGGACGATGCTAGCATTTGTTCTCACATCCCTCAGTGTAATAGTGTTAAGATATACCCAACCTGACCTACCAAGGAAATTCAAAGCACCTGGTGTACCAGTGGTACCTATTTTGGCAATAATTTCAATGCTCTTGCTTATGATGTCTCTTTCATGGGAAACATGGGTCAGACTTGTTGTGTGGTTTATAATAGGACTATTTGTGTATTTTGGATATGGAAGACACCGTAGTATATTAGCAAAAAACAATGAACAAGAATAA
- a CDS encoding domain of unknown function DUF1745 (COGs: COG3287 conserved hypothetical protein~InterPro IPR013702: IPR019494~KEGG: min:Minf_1325 domain of unknown function, DUF1745~PFAM: domain of unknown function DUF1745; FIST C domain~SPTR: B3DVM6 Putative uncharacterized protein~PFAM: FIST C domain; FIST N domain), with protein sequence MGNVLKVGVGQDKNPKKAVDMALNNVENPDLTLVFASSNLNMEKIYETIKDEVGDSCVVGGSTAGEFSSVVKEPKENTVAVMTIESPYLGVGVGIGEKISEDPFKCGRTAVRDAYSSFKGKGTLSSLMSVAFMSKRASEISKLKPFVNIVIPDGLCGKEEEFLRGVVYESESTTPIIGGSTGDNLKFEKTFQICNGLYSNAGVVTVLGTVLKIGCGYGHPYTPTNKTAVVTKSEGRVLYELNHKPADEVIKEFLNVDELTYEMFSTKTFGVKSSDVFGEYTIKAPAKINDDGSIMFYSEVKEGSLLTLMETNKENAINSFKNTLKAAIHDAGNPENIGCIIIFNCVLKYLLNKKLGINDLEIIREMLGDVPVIGFNTYGEQGATLGGSIGHYNQTSTLMVIGDEVITQ encoded by the coding sequence TTGGGAAATGTCTTGAAAGTTGGTGTAGGACAGGATAAAAATCCTAAAAAAGCTGTGGACATGGCATTGAATAATGTAGAAAATCCAGATTTAACATTGGTTTTTGCATCTTCAAATTTAAACATGGAAAAAATATATGAAACTATTAAAGATGAAGTTGGAGATAGCTGTGTAGTTGGAGGCAGTACTGCAGGAGAATTTTCATCAGTAGTTAAAGAACCAAAAGAGAATACTGTGGCTGTAATGACAATAGAAAGTCCGTATTTAGGTGTGGGAGTAGGAATAGGTGAAAAAATAAGTGAAGATCCATTCAAATGTGGAAGAACAGCAGTTCGTGATGCATATTCATCATTTAAAGGTAAGGGAACTCTATCATCATTAATGTCAGTTGCATTCATGTCCAAACGTGCATCAGAAATATCAAAATTAAAACCCTTTGTAAATATTGTCATCCCTGATGGTTTGTGTGGAAAAGAAGAAGAATTTCTAAGAGGAGTTGTTTATGAAAGTGAAAGTACCACTCCAATAATTGGAGGATCTACCGGAGATAATTTAAAGTTTGAAAAAACATTTCAAATTTGTAATGGTTTATATTCCAATGCAGGAGTTGTCACTGTACTTGGAACTGTATTAAAAATTGGATGTGGTTATGGACATCCCTATACACCTACTAATAAAACTGCAGTGGTCACAAAGTCTGAAGGTAGAGTACTTTATGAATTAAACCACAAACCTGCTGATGAGGTCATAAAGGAATTTCTAAATGTTGATGAGCTCACTTATGAAATGTTTTCAACGAAAACATTTGGTGTCAAATCTTCGGATGTTTTTGGAGAATATACAATAAAAGCTCCAGCAAAAATCAACGACGATGGGAGTATTATGTTTTACTCTGAAGTAAAAGAAGGTAGTTTATTAACATTGATGGAAACTAATAAAGAAAATGCTATAAATTCTTTCAAAAACACATTAAAAGCTGCAATTCATGATGCTGGTAATCCAGAAAACATTGGATGTATTATTATTTTCAATTGTGTTCTAAAATATTTACTCAACAAAAAATTGGGAATAAATGACCTTGAAATTATTAGAGAAATGTTAGGAGATGTTCCAGTTATTGGATTCAACACTTATGGAGAACAAGGTGCAACATTAGGTGGCTCAATTGGCCATTACAATCAAACCTCAACATTAATGGTAATTGGAGATGAAGTAATTACTCAATAA
- a CDS encoding methionine adenosyltransferase (COGs: COG1812 S-adenosylmethionine synthetase~InterPro IPR002795~KEGG: mth:MTH1376 S-adenosylmethionine synthetase~PFAM: S-adenosylmethionine synthetase (MAT)~PRIAM: Methionine adenosyltransferase~SPTR: P26498 S-adenosylmethionine synthetase~PFAM: S-adenosylmethionine synthetase (AdoMet synthetase)) encodes MRNIRVESVKQLPIENQDIEIVERKGIGHPDSISDGIAESVSRALCKAYLERFGAIMHHNTDEVQVIAGESSPKFGGGEVIKPIHILLAGRGVAEVKGEKIGLNRISIAAAKEYLKENIRNLDVETSVVIECKIGHGSAELQEVFERKKDKIPLANDTSFGVGFAPLSETEKIVLESEKLLNSDKFKKKYPMIGEDIKVMGLREKDKITLTLACAMVDKYIDDLDTYKEAKAVIKETLRKLVSKHTERDVDIYVNTADRYDEKEPSIYLTVTGTSAEMGDDGSTGRGNRANGLITPNRPMSLEACSGKNPVNHVGKIYNLLSNEIAEKIVNEVDSVLEAQILLLSQIGKPIDNPKVADCRVILEEGCKLSEVKSDIEAIIDDSLENIQKITEKLIEGKITTF; translated from the coding sequence ATGAGAAATATCCGTGTTGAAAGTGTTAAACAATTGCCCATTGAAAATCAAGACATTGAAATTGTGGAAAGAAAAGGAATAGGTCATCCGGATAGTATAAGTGATGGTATTGCAGAATCTGTAAGCCGTGCATTATGTAAAGCATATTTAGAACGATTTGGTGCAATTATGCATCACAACACAGATGAAGTACAAGTCATTGCTGGAGAATCTTCTCCAAAGTTTGGTGGCGGCGAAGTAATAAAGCCCATACATATTTTATTAGCAGGGAGGGGAGTAGCTGAAGTTAAAGGAGAAAAAATTGGGCTAAATAGAATTTCAATTGCAGCAGCAAAAGAATATCTTAAAGAAAATATAAGAAATCTTGATGTTGAGACATCTGTAGTAATCGAATGTAAAATAGGTCACGGATCAGCAGAATTACAAGAAGTATTTGAAAGAAAAAAAGATAAAATACCTTTAGCAAATGATACTTCATTTGGTGTAGGTTTTGCACCATTATCAGAAACAGAAAAAATAGTATTAGAAAGTGAAAAATTGCTTAACTCAGATAAATTTAAAAAGAAATATCCGATGATTGGAGAAGATATTAAAGTTATGGGATTAAGAGAGAAAGATAAAATTACATTGACACTTGCATGTGCGATGGTAGATAAATATATAGATGATCTTGACACTTATAAAGAAGCTAAAGCTGTAATAAAAGAAACTTTACGTAAATTAGTTTCTAAACATACAGAAAGAGACGTAGACATCTATGTAAATACTGCTGATCGTTATGATGAAAAAGAACCTTCTATATATTTAACAGTGACTGGTACTTCAGCTGAAATGGGAGATGATGGATCTACTGGTCGTGGTAACAGAGCAAATGGATTAATAACGCCAAACAGACCAATGTCTCTAGAGGCATGTTCTGGTAAAAACCCTGTAAATCATGTTGGTAAAATTTACAATTTATTATCAAATGAAATTGCTGAAAAAATTGTAAATGAGGTTGATTCCGTATTAGAAGCACAAATATTACTACTAAGTCAAATTGGTAAACCAATAGATAATCCAAAGGTTGCAGATTGTCGTGTTATCTTAGAAGAAGGATGTAAACTATCAGAAGTGAAAAGTGATATTGAAGCTATTATTGATGATTCACTTGAAAACATACAAAAAATTACAGAGAAATTAATAGAGGGCAAAATAACTACATTTTAA